In Janthinobacterium sp. B9-8, the genomic stretch TCTTTGCGCCTACCGCATCCACCGTTACCGCAATCTGGCTGCCATCTGCTAAAGCAACCGTCACGCTGCCTTCATCAATAGCGGCCACTTTGGCACTTAAAGTATTCATTTTGGGCGAGCCAATAAAGCCCGCTACAAACAAATTATCCGGCTGGTAATACAGCTCGATGGGCGTGCCAACCTGCTCTACCTGCCCGGCACGCAACACCACAATCCGGTCGGCCAGTGTCATGGCTTCGGTCTGATCGTGGGTCACATAAATCATGGTGCTGCCCAGCTCGCGGTGTAAACGGGCGATTTCGATACGCATTTGCACCCGCAGCGAGGCATCAAGATTAGACAGCGGCTCGTCAAACAAAAACACCTTAGGCTTTTGCACAATGGCGCGGCCAATCGCTACCCGCTGCCGCTGCCCACCCGACATATCGCGCGGCTTGCGGTGTAAAAGCGGCTCGATTTGCAAGACCTTGGCCACCCGCTCTACCAGCGGCGTGTATTCGGCTTTTTTCATGCCTGCCAGCTTCAGGCCAAAGGCGAGGTTTTCAAACACATCCATATGCGGGTACAGCGCATAGCTCTGAAACACCATGGAAATACCACGTTTTACCGGCGGCAGCTCGTTGACACGCTGGCCATCGATACACATTTCACCATCGGTAATGTCTTCTAAGCCGGCAATGGTGCGCAGCAGGGTCGATTTACCGCAGCCCGAAGGGCCAACAAACACGATAAATTCGCCATCTTTGATTTCTAAATCGATGCCGTGCAGGGTATACACCGAAGAAAACGCTTTTTTAATGCCTTTTAATGAAACAGTAGCCATACCTTACGCCTCTACACGGGCAATCAGCGCGCCCCAATGATCAAACTCAATCACGCCTGACTTAATACTTGCGCCACTCAGGCCCGCATCGGCCAGCAGCGTGAGCTTGTCTTTACACGGCAGCGATTGTTTACTTTCAGATAAATTAAATACACACAGCCAGCGCTCACCATTCAGGCTGCGGCTAAAAGCCAGTAGCGGCTCTGGTGCATCCATAAACTGAATATCGCCCTGCCAAAGCACCGCTTGCGTCTTACGCCATGCAATAAATCGACGATAGAAATTCAAGGTGGATTCAGGGTCATGCTCTTGCGTGCTGACGGCCAGCTGTTGATGCGACTCAGGCACAGGCAACCAAGGTGCGCCGTTGCTAAAGCCCGCAGCGGCAGCATCATCTCGCCAAGGCATCGGTGTGCGGCAACCATCGCGGCCTTTAAACTCCGGCCACATAGCAATACCGTAAGGATCTTGCAATAGCTCAAAGGGAATATCAGCCTCGGGCAGGCCCAGCTCATCCCCCTGCCACAGGCAGGCAGAGCCTCTGAAACACAGCAGCATCGCCAGCATACTGCGCGAAAATCGTGGGTTCTGGCTGTTATTGCCCCAGCGGCTCAGCACACGCATCACATCATGATTGCCAATCGACCAGCAGCCCCAGCCATCCCCTATGCGCTTTTCAAGG encodes the following:
- a CDS encoding ABC transporter ATP-binding protein; its protein translation is MATVSLKGIKKAFSSVYTLHGIDLEIKDGEFIVFVGPSGCGKSTLLRTIAGLEDITDGEMCIDGQRVNELPPVKRGISMVFQSYALYPHMDVFENLAFGLKLAGMKKAEYTPLVERVAKVLQIEPLLHRKPRDMSGGQRQRVAIGRAIVQKPKVFLFDEPLSNLDASLRVQMRIEIARLHRELGSTMIYVTHDQTEAMTLADRIVVLRAGQVEQVGTPIELYYQPDNLFVAGFIGSPKMNTLSAKVAAIDEGSVTVALADGSQIAVTVDAVGAKIGDEVTLGVRPEHLKISPAAGSNALAGITLALEQLGEASMLYLEVPGMRDTFVARMPALFSSKPGERSVLHFKPEHGFLFKADGSAMRRLHPLAE